Proteins encoded in a region of the Inquilinus sp. KBS0705 genome:
- a CDS encoding four helix bundle protein, producing the protein MAGFMDLEVWKKSRILRNSITELVKSFPSEEKYRLTDQIIRSSRSIGNNIAEGHGRFHYLDTSKFLINARGSAAETIDHLIIALDNDIIDNDIFQRFKYDCEECMKMINGYINYLKKQANEK; encoded by the coding sequence ATGGCAGGGTTTATGGACCTGGAAGTTTGGAAGAAATCAAGAATATTAAGAAATAGTATAACTGAACTCGTCAAATCATTTCCCAGCGAAGAAAAATATCGGTTAACAGACCAAATCATTCGATCTTCGCGCTCTATCGGAAACAATATCGCAGAAGGTCATGGTCGTTTCCATTATCTGGACACTTCAAAGTTTTTAATAAATGCACGAGGTTCCGCCGCAGAGACTATAGACCATTTGATTATTGCGCTTGATAATGATATTATTGATAATGATATATTTCAAAGATTCAAATACGATTGTGAAGAATGTATGAAAATGATAAACGGCTATATCAATTACCTAAAAAAACAAGCTAATGAAAAATAA
- the purN gene encoding phosphoribosylglycinamide formyltransferase, whose translation MKKRIAIFASGSGSNAQKIMEHFKRNADAEVVLILTNNPQAYVLQRADNFEIPSHIFTRHEFYDTDDVISLLKNLQVDIIVLAGFLWLVPPSLLNAFPNKIINLHPALLPKFGGKGMYGDNVHKAVLAAGEEESGITIHFVNTQFDEGEIIHQSRFKIEPGDNLEMVKFKGQQLEHQHFPKVIENLLKKMRS comes from the coding sequence TTGAAAAAAAGAATAGCCATTTTTGCTTCAGGTTCCGGATCAAATGCCCAAAAAATAATGGAGCATTTTAAGCGCAATGCCGATGCCGAGGTTGTATTGATACTTACTAATAACCCGCAGGCTTATGTTTTACAGCGTGCCGATAATTTTGAGATACCTTCGCACATATTTACCCGCCACGAATTTTACGATACCGATGATGTAATAAGCTTGCTTAAAAACCTGCAGGTAGATATTATTGTATTGGCCGGTTTTTTATGGCTGGTGCCACCAAGTTTATTAAATGCTTTCCCTAATAAAATTATTAACCTGCACCCTGCCTTGCTACCCAAATTTGGCGGCAAAGGCATGTATGGCGACAATGTACACAAAGCCGTGTTAGCCGCAGGAGAAGAGGAGTCGGGCATTACCATACACTTTGTTAATACCCAGTTTGACGAAGGCGAGATCATACACCAGTCGCGTTTTAAGATAGAGCCCGGCGATAACCTGGAGATGGTAAAATTTAAAGGCCAGCAACTGGAACACCAACACTTCCCCAAGGTGATTGAGAATTTATTGAAGAAGATGCGGAGCTAA
- a CDS encoding 3-dehydro-L-gulonate 2-dehydrogenase — protein MRIPYHVLKAELKRVLTGLNISDETADACAGIFADNSRDGVYTHGLNRFPVFVQYIKEGLVDMAAVPTLTNAFSAIEQWDGNLGPGMLNAVFCMDRAIELAKTNGIGCVAIKNTNHWMRGGTYGLQSAEAGFASICFTNTIANLPPWGGTEPRLGNNPLVIAIPREGGHVVLDMAMTQYSFGKLWQYNDQNKELPVPGGYNNHGNLTTNAADIIESKRALPIGFWKGSGLALVLDMLATLLSGGNSTSAITQSGKKETGVSQVFICIKSDNEQNAALIEEVIKYAKNSAAEGDNEILYPGENMLRTRKRNLKEGVLVDDVVWEKVLGM, from the coding sequence ATGCGAATACCTTACCATGTACTAAAGGCCGAACTTAAACGCGTGCTAACCGGCTTAAACATTAGCGATGAAACCGCCGACGCCTGCGCGGGTATTTTTGCTGATAACAGCCGCGATGGTGTTTATACCCACGGATTAAACCGTTTCCCGGTGTTTGTACAGTATATTAAAGAGGGGCTGGTTGATATGGCGGCTGTACCCACATTAACAAACGCATTTAGCGCCATTGAGCAATGGGATGGCAACCTTGGTCCGGGTATGCTAAACGCCGTTTTTTGTATGGATAGGGCTATTGAGCTGGCAAAAACCAATGGCATAGGCTGTGTAGCTATTAAAAATACTAACCACTGGATGCGCGGCGGCACCTACGGCCTGCAATCCGCCGAAGCAGGTTTTGCAAGCATTTGCTTTACCAATACCATTGCCAACCTACCCCCTTGGGGCGGTACTGAGCCGCGTTTGGGTAACAACCCGTTGGTAATAGCCATACCCCGCGAAGGCGGACATGTAGTATTAGATATGGCCATGACGCAATACTCTTTTGGCAAACTATGGCAATACAACGATCAAAACAAGGAATTACCCGTACCCGGTGGATACAATAACCATGGCAATTTAACAACAAACGCAGCCGATATTATTGAAAGTAAACGTGCGTTACCTATCGGCTTTTGGAAAGGCTCGGGACTGGCATTAGTGCTGGATATGCTGGCAACCCTTTTAAGCGGCGGTAATTCCACCTCGGCCATTACCCAATCGGGCAAAAAAGAAACGGGTGTATCGCAGGTGTTCATCTGTATAAAAAGCGACAACGAGCAAAACGCCGCCTTAATCGAAGAAGTGATCAAATATGCTAAAAACAGCGCTGCGGAAGGCGACAACGAGATACTTTACCCCGGCGAAAACATGTTACGCACACGCAAGCGTAATTTAAAAGAAGGTGTATTGGTTGATGATGTGGTGTGGGAAAAGGTTTTAGGGATGTAA
- a CDS encoding RluA family pseudouridine synthase yields the protein MSKDITDADILYEDNHLIAVNKRAGDIVQVDDTGDESLDEKVKKYIAKKYNKPNGAFLGVVHRLDRPVSGVILFAKTSKALDRINKMFQSRDMHKTYYAIVRKRPQPEAGNLVHWLLKNPQKNLTKAHDKEVQGALRSELNYKMTGEREGYYVIEVDPITGRPHQIRVQLSTLGCPIVGDNKYGYPRGSLRKSICLHARRLQFIHPVKNEPVLIVAPLPKDGFWEKFEGLIE from the coding sequence ATCAGCAAAGATATTACCGACGCGGATATACTGTATGAGGATAACCACCTTATTGCGGTAAACAAGCGCGCGGGCGATATTGTACAGGTAGATGATACTGGCGATGAATCGTTAGACGAGAAGGTTAAAAAATACATTGCCAAAAAGTATAATAAGCCAAACGGCGCTTTTTTGGGTGTTGTACACCGGCTGGACAGGCCTGTTAGCGGGGTAATACTTTTTGCCAAAACCAGCAAAGCGCTGGATAGGATAAACAAGATGTTCCAAAGCCGCGATATGCATAAAACGTATTATGCTATTGTGCGTAAGCGACCGCAGCCCGAGGCCGGTAACCTGGTTCACTGGCTGCTAAAAAATCCGCAAAAAAACCTAACCAAGGCACATGATAAAGAAGTGCAGGGCGCGCTAAGATCAGAACTGAACTACAAAATGACTGGTGAGCGCGAAGGATACTATGTAATAGAGGTAGACCCCATTACCGGCAGACCGCACCAAATACGGGTACAGCTATCTACCTTAGGCTGCCCTATAGTAGGCGATAATAAATATGGCTACCCCCGCGGCAGCCTGCGAAAAAGCATTTGCCTGCACGCCCGCCGCCTGCAATTTATCCATCCCGTAAAAAACGAGCCTGTATTAATTGTAGCACCATTACCTAAAGATGGTTTTTGGGAAAAATTTGAGGGGTTGATAGAATAA
- the panB gene encoding 3-methyl-2-oxobutanoate hydroxymethyltransferase, producing the protein MSVNKEVKRITTHILQEMKNRGEKIAMLTAYDFSMAAIVDNAGMDIILVGDSASNVMAGHETTLPITLDQMIYHASSVVRAAKRALVVVDLPFGSYQGNSKEALASAIRIMKEAGAHAVKMEGGVEIAESISRILTAGIPVMGHLGLTPQSIYKFGTYTVRAKEQAEAAKLKEDALKLQELGCFGIVLEKIPAKLATEVSKSLSIPTIGIGAGQHCDGQVLVIHDMLGINKGFKPRFLRQYANLFDVMNDAIKNYVGDVKAKSFPNEKEEY; encoded by the coding sequence ATGTCGGTAAACAAGGAAGTTAAACGCATTACCACGCATATTTTGCAGGAAATGAAGAACCGTGGCGAGAAGATAGCCATGCTTACAGCATACGATTTTTCGATGGCTGCCATAGTGGATAACGCGGGGATGGATATCATACTGGTGGGCGATTCGGCCAGTAATGTGATGGCCGGGCACGAAACCACGCTGCCAATCACGCTCGATCAGATGATATACCATGCGTCATCGGTAGTTCGTGCCGCAAAGCGCGCGCTGGTGGTGGTCGATCTGCCTTTCGGCTCGTACCAGGGTAACTCTAAAGAAGCCCTTGCATCGGCCATCCGCATTATGAAAGAGGCAGGGGCGCATGCGGTAAAGATGGAGGGAGGCGTTGAAATTGCCGAATCTATCAGCCGCATATTAACCGCTGGTATACCCGTAATGGGGCATTTGGGTTTAACACCACAATCTATATATAAATTTGGCACCTACACCGTAAGGGCAAAAGAGCAAGCCGAAGCTGCAAAGCTTAAGGAGGATGCCTTGAAACTGCAAGAACTGGGTTGCTTTGGTATAGTGTTAGAAAAAATACCCGCCAAACTGGCTACGGAGGTAAGTAAAAGCTTAAGCATACCTACTATCGGCATAGGTGCAGGCCAGCATTGCGATGGGCAAGTATTGGTGATACACGATATGCTGGGCATTAATAAAGGCTTTAAACCCCGCTTTTTACGCCAATACGCCAACTTGTTTGATGTGATGAACGATGCCATCAAAAACTATGTGGGCGATGTAAAGGCCAAAAGCTTCCCTAACGAAAAAGAGGAGTATTAG
- the carA gene encoding glutamine-hydrolyzing carbamoyl-phosphate synthase small subunit yields MNHFTKLPAVLLLADGTVFYGKAAGKIGTTTGEICFNTGMTGYQEIFTDPSYFGQIMVATNAHIGNYGINTDEVESGEIQIAGLVCKNYNIAYSRKQANESIQDYFQEQNIVGISDIDTRQLVRHIRDKGAMNAIISSEILDLDELKAKLAEAPDMDGLELSSQVSTKETYTFGNEAAKYRVAVLDLGVKKNILRNFDDRDVYAKVYPAKTSFKEMEQDFAPSGYFISNGPGDPSAMPYAIDTVKDILNADKPLFGICLGHQLLALANDIPTKKMFNGHRGLNHPVKNVIINHCEVTSQNHGFGVVQEAVRASDKVEVTHVNLNDQSIEGIRVKDKKAFSVQYHPESSPGPHDSRYLFDDFINLMK; encoded by the coding sequence ATGAATCATTTCACCAAATTACCTGCTGTTTTATTGTTAGCCGATGGTACCGTATTTTATGGTAAGGCCGCCGGCAAAATAGGAACTACCACAGGCGAAATTTGCTTTAATACCGGCATGACCGGCTACCAGGAAATTTTTACCGATCCATCGTACTTTGGGCAAATAATGGTTGCTACTAACGCGCACATTGGTAACTATGGTATTAATACAGACGAAGTTGAGTCGGGCGAGATACAAATTGCCGGTTTGGTTTGTAAAAACTACAATATAGCCTACAGCCGCAAACAGGCAAACGAGTCGATACAGGATTATTTTCAGGAGCAGAACATAGTAGGTATATCAGATATCGATACCCGCCAGTTGGTTCGCCATATACGCGATAAGGGTGCCATGAACGCTATTATATCATCTGAGATACTGGATCTGGACGAGTTAAAGGCTAAACTTGCCGAAGCACCTGATATGGACGGGTTGGAGCTATCATCACAAGTATCTACTAAAGAAACCTATACCTTTGGTAACGAGGCCGCTAAATACCGTGTAGCTGTGCTTGACCTGGGTGTTAAAAAGAACATCCTGCGCAACTTTGACGACCGCGATGTATATGCTAAGGTATACCCGGCAAAAACCTCTTTCAAGGAAATGGAGCAGGATTTTGCCCCATCGGGATACTTCATAAGTAACGGCCCCGGCGACCCATCGGCCATGCCTTATGCCATTGATACAGTGAAAGATATACTGAATGCTGATAAGCCTTTATTTGGCATTTGCCTGGGCCACCAGCTATTGGCACTGGCTAACGATATACCCACTAAAAAGATGTTTAACGGCCACCGCGGGCTAAACCACCCGGTTAAAAACGTTATTATTAACCATTGCGAGGTAACATCGCAAAACCATGGCTTTGGTGTAGTGCAGGAAGCTGTGCGCGCATCAGACAAGGTAGAGGTAACCCACGTAAACCTTAACGATCAATCGATAGAGGGTATACGCGTGAAGGATAAAAAGGCATTTTCGGTGCAGTACCACCCCGAATCATCGCCGGGCCCGCACGATAGCAGGTACCTGTTTGATGATTTTATAAATCTGATGAAATAA
- a CDS encoding DUF2945 domain-containing protein — MKKGETVHWNFGKGEGEGKIEKKHTEPVNKTIKGSKVKRNASKDEPAYEIKMDKGKKVVKSESELKKGPK; from the coding sequence ATGAAAAAGGGAGAAACAGTTCACTGGAACTTTGGTAAAGGTGAAGGTGAGGGCAAAATTGAAAAGAAGCATACCGAACCCGTTAATAAAACCATTAAGGGATCGAAAGTTAAACGCAACGCCAGTAAGGACGAGCCGGCCTACGAAATAAAAATGGACAAAGGCAAAAAGGTGGTAAAATCTGAAAGCGAATTAAAAAAGGGGCCTAAGTAA
- a CDS encoding ABC transporter ATP-binding protein — MANQPIITVKNLVKNYGDFEAVKGISFEVYEGEIFGLLGPNGAGKTTTLEVIETLREKTSGQITVDGFNIETDADKIKQRIGVQLQAAGYYPNLNLSELIVLFSGLYGINKTPTEMLEKVALTDKAKAKYKELSGGQKQRFSIATTLINNPRIIFLDEPTTGLDPQARRNLWDLIREIRDAGTTVVITTHYMDEAEVLCDRVAFVDGGHIIGIDTPDHFIDQLVATGFEREKQTKGANLEDVFINLTGKEWRER; from the coding sequence ATGGCAAACCAACCTATAATTACGGTAAAAAACCTGGTTAAAAACTATGGTGATTTTGAGGCGGTAAAGGGCATTAGCTTTGAGGTGTACGAAGGCGAGATATTTGGCCTGCTTGGCCCCAACGGCGCCGGCAAAACTACCACCCTGGAGGTAATTGAAACCCTGCGCGAAAAAACATCGGGCCAGATAACCGTTGATGGTTTTAATATAGAGACTGATGCCGATAAAATAAAGCAACGCATAGGTGTACAGCTACAGGCTGCCGGCTACTACCCCAACCTTAACCTTTCAGAATTGATCGTTTTGTTTTCGGGCCTTTATGGTATAAACAAAACCCCTACCGAAATGCTGGAGAAGGTGGCACTAACCGATAAGGCCAAGGCTAAATACAAAGAGCTATCGGGCGGGCAAAAGCAGCGCTTTTCAATAGCTACTACACTTATAAACAACCCCCGCATCATATTTTTAGATGAACCCACCACGGGACTGGACCCACAAGCCCGCCGCAACCTGTGGGACCTGATACGCGAGATACGCGATGCCGGCACCACCGTGGTGATAACCACCCATTATATGGATGAGGCCGAAGTGCTGTGCGACAGGGTGGCCTTTGTTGATGGCGGCCATATTATAGGTATTGATACCCCCGACCATTTTATTGACCAACTGGTGGCTACCGGTTTTGAGCGCGAAAAGCAAACCAAAGGCGCCAACCTGGAGGATGTTTTTATTAACCTTACCGGTAAAGAATGGCGTGAAAGGTAA
- a CDS encoding ABC transporter permease, with translation MNQKYSNTRATLAIAKASFRSILRSPSAVVFSLAFPLIFILVFANIGGGGLSVDVGVAKGCDTLNPVYVALKSVKVMHLVSDQTPDEMSKNLAKGSLDAIIDLKPFVPMKPIAMSVQYSAASGDKGSILKSTLNNIFYRMQSAQLSKMQGLSGIQIPNVVDLKETTVTGREYKYIDFILPGQLGFSLLSSGVFGTAFVFIGLRLTLVIKRFFATPVKKYSIVLGEAIARIVFSLLGALFIIMVGHFAFGFTLIHGIITVLNMLVLCAIGLIIFMGFGFTISGIAKNESTVPPLSNIITLPQFLLSGTFFSVTAFPKWLQYVSNALPLTHLNNAMRKVAFEGAGLGDVTHQLFILLLWGIGVYAVAVKTFKWE, from the coding sequence ATGAACCAAAAATATAGTAACACACGCGCTACGCTGGCTATTGCCAAAGCAAGTTTCCGGTCAATATTACGCAGCCCTTCGGCGGTGGTGTTTAGTTTGGCTTTTCCGCTTATATTTATTTTGGTGTTTGCCAATATTGGCGGTGGCGGGCTATCAGTTGATGTGGGCGTTGCCAAAGGCTGCGATACCCTTAACCCGGTTTACGTGGCCCTAAAAAGCGTAAAGGTGATGCACCTGGTTAGCGACCAAACGCCCGACGAGATGAGCAAGAACCTGGCAAAGGGCAGTTTAGATGCCATTATTGATCTGAAACCTTTTGTACCCATGAAACCTATAGCCATGAGCGTGCAATACAGCGCGGCATCGGGCGATAAGGGCAGCATTTTAAAATCTACGCTTAACAACATCTTTTACCGTATGCAGTCGGCGCAGTTAAGTAAAATGCAGGGTTTGTCGGGTATTCAAATACCTAACGTGGTCGACTTAAAAGAAACTACCGTTACCGGCCGCGAGTATAAGTATATCGATTTTATACTACCGGGCCAGCTGGGCTTTTCGCTGTTAAGCAGCGGGGTTTTTGGTACCGCGTTCGTGTTTATTGGACTGCGTTTAACACTGGTTATTAAACGCTTTTTTGCTACTCCTGTTAAAAAATACAGCATTGTACTGGGCGAGGCTATTGCCCGTATCGTATTCTCGCTTTTAGGTGCACTGTTTATTATTATGGTTGGTCATTTTGCTTTTGGCTTTACGCTGATACACGGTATAATAACGGTGCTTAATATGCTGGTGCTTTGCGCCATAGGGCTTATTATATTTATGGGCTTTGGCTTTACCATATCGGGCATAGCCAAAAACGAAAGCACCGTACCGCCGCTGTCTAACATCATTACCCTGCCGCAGTTTTTACTGTCTGGCACCTTCTTTTCGGTAACCGCTTTTCCAAAATGGCTGCAATATGTAAGTAATGCCCTGCCATTAACCCACCTTAACAACGCCATGCGCAAGGTAGCGTTTGAAGGCGCCGGCCTGGGCGATGTTACCCACCAACTGTTCATCCTGCTGCTTTGGGGCATTGGAGTGTATGCCGTAGCGGTGAAGACGTTTAAGTGGGAGTAG
- a CDS encoding DUF2490 domain-containing protein, translating into MLKAPKIAIIAFILLTVCSFTVNAQDSKLGTWGIATVVMPGDSVHKWGGYSEFQTRTNGALFSQFQYYEAKVGVSYDIDKNFIALLGTGTYHTYDYFDVSKGPITNEYRFWEQMTINQYLSRLKFEHRYRVEQRWVNGNYRNRFRYRLNMFIPLNNKKIAAKTYFLSVFDEIFLNNKAPNFERNRVSAALGYQFDKKWIVQAGWINQRNFTAETSSGKNNIMLMLMYRINRKNSAEREQVPTTAD; encoded by the coding sequence ATGTTAAAAGCCCCAAAAATAGCTATTATAGCTTTTATACTGTTAACAGTATGTTCATTTACAGTTAACGCGCAAGATTCTAAATTAGGTACATGGGGCATTGCCACCGTAGTAATGCCCGGCGATAGCGTGCACAAATGGGGCGGCTATTCCGAATTCCAAACCCGCACCAATGGCGCACTGTTCAGCCAGTTTCAATACTACGAGGCTAAGGTGGGCGTAAGCTACGATATCGACAAAAACTTCATCGCCCTGTTGGGTACAGGCACTTACCATACCTACGATTACTTTGATGTATCAAAGGGCCCCATTACAAACGAGTACCGCTTTTGGGAACAAATGACCATTAACCAGTACCTGTCGCGTTTAAAGTTTGAGCACCGTTACCGGGTAGAGCAGCGCTGGGTAAACGGCAACTACCGCAATCGCTTTAGGTATCGTTTAAATATGTTTATCCCTTTAAACAATAAAAAAATTGCCGCTAAAACCTATTTCCTGTCCGTGTTCGACGAGATATTCCTTAACAATAAAGCGCCAAACTTCGAGCGTAACCGGGTATCTGCAGCTTTGGGTTACCAGTTTGATAAAAAATGGATAGTACAGGCCGGTTGGATTAACCAGCGCAACTTTACAGCCGAAACAAGCAGCGGCAAAAACAACATTATGCTGATGCTGATGTACCGTATAAACCGTAAAAACAGTGCCGAAAGGGAGCAGGTACCTACAACTGCCGACTAA
- a CDS encoding phosphopyruvate hydratase codes for MSLIIDVHARQILDSRGNPTIEVDVITENGVLGRAAVPSGASTGMHEAVELRDDDKKVYMGKGVLKAVANVNDKIAAELKGVDVFEQNAIDDIMIKLDGTENKGNLGANAILGVSLAVAKAAAQESRQPLYRYIGGVNANTLPIPMMNIVNGGSHSDAPIAFQEFMIMPVGASSFSEALRWGTEVFHNLKKILHDRGLSTAVGDEGGFAPTFDSTEDGIETILKAIDKAGYKAGEDIFIAFDCASSEFYKDGKYDYKKFEGEKGATRTSAEQAEYLASLVAKYPIISIEDGMDENDWDGWKLLTEKIGDKVQLVGDDLFVTNVTRLQKGITEGIGNSILVKVNQIGSLTETINAVSLAQTNGYTSVMSHRSGETEDVTIADLAVALNCGQIKTGSASRSDRIAKYNQLLRIEEELGAAARFIGKDFKYYNKK; via the coding sequence ATGAGCTTAATAATTGATGTTCATGCGCGCCAGATTTTAGATTCGCGCGGTAACCCTACCATCGAGGTAGATGTAATTACAGAGAACGGCGTACTTGGCCGCGCTGCAGTACCATCAGGTGCTTCAACCGGTATGCACGAAGCCGTTGAACTGCGCGACGATGATAAAAAAGTATACATGGGTAAAGGTGTTTTAAAAGCCGTTGCCAATGTAAACGATAAAATTGCTGCTGAACTTAAAGGCGTTGATGTATTTGAACAAAATGCTATCGACGATATTATGATTAAGCTTGATGGTACCGAAAATAAAGGTAACCTGGGCGCCAACGCCATTTTGGGTGTATCATTAGCGGTAGCTAAAGCAGCCGCGCAAGAGAGCCGCCAACCATTATACCGCTACATTGGTGGTGTTAACGCCAACACTTTGCCTATACCCATGATGAACATTGTAAACGGTGGTTCGCACTCTGATGCGCCTATCGCTTTCCAGGAGTTTATGATCATGCCGGTTGGCGCTTCTTCATTCTCTGAAGCTTTGCGTTGGGGTACTGAAGTATTCCACAACCTGAAAAAGATATTACACGACCGCGGTTTATCAACCGCTGTTGGCGACGAAGGTGGTTTTGCACCAACCTTTGATAGCACCGAAGATGGTATAGAAACCATTTTAAAAGCCATTGATAAAGCAGGCTACAAAGCCGGCGAAGACATTTTCATCGCTTTTGACTGTGCATCGTCTGAGTTTTATAAAGATGGCAAATACGACTACAAGAAATTTGAAGGCGAAAAAGGTGCTACACGTACCAGCGCAGAGCAAGCCGAATACCTGGCATCGTTAGTTGCAAAATACCCTATCATATCTATTGAAGATGGTATGGACGAGAACGACTGGGATGGCTGGAAATTATTGACCGAAAAAATTGGCGATAAAGTACAATTAGTTGGCGACGATTTATTTGTAACCAATGTTACCCGCCTGCAAAAAGGTATAACCGAAGGTATTGGCAACTCTATACTGGTTAAAGTAAACCAAATTGGGTCGCTAACCGAAACCATTAACGCGGTAAGCCTGGCACAAACCAATGGCTACACATCGGTAATGAGCCACCGTAGCGGCGAAACCGAAGATGTTACCATTGCCGATTTAGCTGTTGCCCTTAACTGCGGCCAGATAAAAACCGGTTCGGCATCGCGCAGCGACAGGATAGCAAAATACAACCAGCTATTACGTATCGAAGAAGAATTAGGCGCTGCCGCGCGCTTTATTGGTAAGGATTTTAAATACTACAATAAGAAGTAA
- the lspA gene encoding signal peptidase II, whose product MNLKRILRTAAIIFILALNVGCDQATKAMMRDHIRFYDQYSFFKGHVTLLNVENKGAFLSLGDSLPNPFHFILLTLLPVLALLGGLAYILIKTNISKTALLGIIFLIGGGMGNLYDRITKGSVTDFLHLKFGIFQTGIFNVADVSIMVGIGLMLLDAFIKQKNQPKVLEL is encoded by the coding sequence ATGAACTTAAAACGCATATTACGCACGGCAGCAATAATTTTTATACTTGCACTAAATGTGGGTTGCGACCAGGCTACCAAAGCCATGATGCGCGATCATATCCGTTTTTACGACCAGTACAGCTTTTTTAAAGGCCATGTAACCCTTTTAAATGTCGAGAATAAAGGCGCGTTTTTAAGCCTGGGCGATAGTCTGCCTAACCCCTTTCATTTTATACTGCTAACGTTGTTGCCGGTACTGGCGCTTTTAGGCGGCCTGGCGTATATCCTTATTAAAACCAATATCTCAAAAACCGCGCTCCTGGGTATCATATTTTTAATTGGCGGCGGCATGGGTAATCTGTACGATCGTATTACCAAGGGCTCCGTCACCGATTTTTTGCACCTTAAATTCGGCATCTTCCAAACCGGTATATTCAACGTGGCCGATGTGTCTATTATGGTGGGTATAGGCTTAATGCTGCTGGATGCCTTTATTAAGCAAAAAAATCAGCCAAAAGTACTGGAGTTATAA
- a CDS encoding DEAD/DEAH box helicase, producing MSFENLNLIEPILKALKTEGYTTPTPIQEQAIPFILQHRDLLGCAQTGTGKTAAFAIPILQLLFEDRQKHREQKSIKALILTPTRELAIQIAESFTAYGKNTGLKNLVIFGGVSQGPQTDALRRGVDILIATPGRLLDLMNQRFVHLEHIKMLVLDEADRMLDMGFVHDVKKIIAKVPANRQTLFFSATMPTEIQSLADSILQKPAKVEVAPVSSTADTIQQSLYYVDKGDKRALLQHILKDKNIKTALVFTRTKHGADKVVKDLIRAGITAEAIHGNKSQNARQRALTNFKNRTTRVLIATDIAARGIDIDDLTHVINYEIPNIPETYVHRIGRTGRAGASGIAFTFCDGEEEIEYLRDIHKLIAKEIPIEEGHPYPLNHLAMAEKLMSKAKPVKKSGGASHGGGGNNRNKRPGAGGRPAGHRGANNTGRAGGSSGMSGAGGKKRL from the coding sequence ATGTCATTCGAAAATTTAAATTTAATTGAGCCTATTTTAAAGGCTTTAAAAACAGAGGGCTATACAACCCCAACTCCCATACAAGAACAAGCAATACCCTTTATACTACAACACCGCGACCTTTTAGGCTGCGCACAAACCGGTACCGGCAAAACAGCCGCTTTTGCAATACCTATCCTTCAGCTTTTATTTGAAGACAGGCAAAAACACCGTGAACAGAAATCCATAAAGGCCCTAATTTTAACCCCAACCCGCGAGCTGGCCATACAAATTGCCGAAAGCTTTACTGCCTATGGTAAAAATACCGGCCTTAAAAACCTGGTTATATTTGGCGGCGTATCACAAGGCCCGCAAACAGATGCCCTGCGCCGTGGCGTTGATATTTTGATAGCTACCCCCGGCCGTTTATTGGACCTGATGAACCAGCGTTTTGTGCATTTAGAGCATATTAAAATGCTGGTATTAGACGAGGCCGACCGTATGCTGGACATGGGTTTTGTGCACGATGTTAAAAAGATAATTGCCAAAGTGCCGGCCAACAGGCAAACGCTGTTTTTTAGCGCTACCATGCCAACCGAGATACAAAGCCTGGCCGATTCCATCTTACAGAAACCCGCCAAGGTTGAGGTTGCCCCGGTATCATCAACTGCCGATACTATACAGCAATCGTTATATTATGTAGATAAGGGTGATAAACGCGCCTTGTTACAGCATATATTAAAAGATAAGAATATTAAAACCGCGCTGGTATTTACCCGCACCAAACACGGTGCCGATAAAGTGGTGAAGGATTTGATACGCGCAGGCATTACTGCCGAGGCCATACATGGCAACAAATCGCAAAACGCGCGCCAGCGGGCATTAACCAATTTTAAAAACCGTACTACACGTGTTTTAATTGCTACCGATATTGCCGCGCGTGGTATTGATATTGACGACCTTACCCACGTTATAAACTACGAAATACCCAATATCCCCGAAACCTATGTACACCGTATTGGCCGTACCGGCCGCGCGGGTGCCAGCGGTATAGCCTTTACGTTTTGCGATGGCGAGGAAGAAATAGAATACCTAAGAGATATTCATAAACTGATAGCAAAAGAAATCCCGATTGAGGAAGGCCACCCCTACCCGCTTAACCACCTTGCCATGGCCGAAAAGCTGATGAGCAAGGCTAAACCGGTTAAAAAGAGTGGCGGTGCATCGCACGGTGGTGGCGGCAACAACCGCAATAAACGCCCCGGTGCAGGCGGCAGGCCGGCTGGTCACCGTGGTGCCAACAATACCGGCCGCGCAGGCGGTAGCAGCGGCATGAGCGGTGCAGGCGGTAAAAAGAGATTGTAA